Proteins from a genomic interval of Pseudomonas sp. RC10:
- a CDS encoding DUF883 family protein, with the protein MARKTAAQNAAEQIQDQAFSELAALIEESDKLLKDSASLVGEEAETVRAQLSLKLKQAVDSLGSVRDKTKPAVQATETYIGGHPWQTVAVSAGFGLVVGLLLGRR; encoded by the coding sequence ATGGCTCGTAAAACTGCTGCCCAAAACGCCGCCGAACAGATCCAGGATCAAGCATTCAGCGAATTGGCGGCCCTTATTGAAGAGTCCGACAAACTGCTCAAGGACAGCGCGTCGCTGGTCGGCGAAGAGGCAGAAACCGTACGCGCTCAGCTGAGCCTGAAACTCAAACAGGCCGTGGATTCCCTCGGCAGCGTTCGTGACAAGACCAAGCCTGCCGTGCAAGCGACCGAGACCTACATCGGTGGCCACCCGTGGCAGACCGTTGCCGTGTCTGCCGGTTTCGGCCTGGTCGTCGGTTTGCTGCTCGGTCGTCGCTAA
- a CDS encoding MOSC domain-containing protein: MLHLSALYRYPLKSCKAEPLQQAGFDELGLTGDRRWMLVDEASGRFLTQRALPHMSQLSVLWNEAGGVTLSAPGVQALDVALPDNVEDSLRGVTVWRDTLRVPDAGDEAARWVSDFIGKPTRMVHIPKERARWLPSGYGTVDDKVGFADGFPLLLIGQASLDDLSSKIGRPQEMLRFRPNLVVEGAEAFAEDGWKRIRIGDLEFRLLKGCSRCILTTIDPATGERSEDREPLSTLKTYREKEGEVWFGQNMVNDGPGVVEVGMEVEVLE; this comes from the coding sequence ATGCTGCACCTCAGCGCGCTGTACCGTTACCCCCTCAAATCCTGCAAGGCCGAGCCGTTGCAGCAGGCCGGTTTCGACGAATTGGGGCTGACGGGGGACCGACGCTGGATGCTGGTGGACGAAGCCAGTGGGCGATTCTTGACTCAACGTGCGCTGCCGCACATGTCGCAGCTTTCGGTGCTGTGGAACGAGGCGGGCGGAGTCACCCTGTCAGCGCCGGGTGTCCAGGCGCTGGACGTCGCCTTGCCGGACAACGTCGAGGACAGCTTGCGCGGCGTCACAGTCTGGCGCGACACCTTGCGCGTGCCCGATGCGGGGGACGAAGCGGCGCGGTGGGTCAGCGACTTCATCGGCAAGCCGACACGCATGGTGCACATTCCCAAGGAGCGCGCCCGCTGGCTGCCGTCCGGCTATGGCACGGTCGATGACAAGGTCGGGTTCGCCGACGGTTTCCCGCTGCTGCTGATCGGTCAGGCGTCCCTGGATGACTTGTCGAGCAAGATCGGTCGTCCGCAGGAAATGCTGCGTTTTCGTCCCAATCTTGTCGTTGAAGGCGCTGAGGCTTTTGCTGAAGACGGCTGGAAGCGCATTCGCATCGGCGACCTGGAATTCCGTCTGCTTAAAGGCTGCTCGCGCTGCATCCTGACCACCATCGATCCTGCCACTGGGGAGCGCAGCGAAGACCGCGAGCCGCTGAGCACGCTCAAGACGTATCGCGAGAAAGAAGGTGAGGTGTGGTTCGGGCAGAACATGGTCAACGACGGCCCGGGTGTTGTTGAGGTGGGCATGGAAGTCGAAGTGTTGGAGTGA
- a CDS encoding chemotaxis protein CheV, protein MAGILDTVDQRTQLVGENRLEILMFRLAGRQLFAINVFKVQEVLQLPKLTLMPQRHPFVCGVVNLRGQTLPVIDLSQAIGMRPLVPGPSSTIIVTEYNRSVQAFLVGGVDRIVNMNWEAILPPPSSAGRQHYLTAISKVDDQLVEIIDVEKVLAEIVPYNAKVSRDKLEDPVLARARGREVLLVDDSNVALSQLRDTLGQLGVKMHVASDGLKALNMLKGWADTGEVMTDKLLMVFTDAEMPEMDGYRLTTEIRNDPRLRGLYVVLHTSLSGSFNESMVKKVGCDNFLSKFQPDKLVDVVRERLMLDN, encoded by the coding sequence ATGGCTGGCATTCTCGACACGGTAGACCAACGTACACAGCTGGTGGGTGAGAACCGCCTGGAAATTCTCATGTTCCGCCTCGCCGGTCGGCAACTGTTCGCGATCAACGTGTTCAAGGTGCAGGAAGTGCTGCAACTGCCCAAGCTGACCCTGATGCCGCAGCGCCATCCTTTCGTCTGCGGCGTGGTGAACCTGCGTGGGCAGACGCTGCCCGTAATCGACCTGTCCCAGGCCATCGGCATGCGTCCGCTGGTGCCCGGGCCATCGAGCACCATCATCGTCACCGAATACAACCGCTCCGTTCAGGCCTTTCTGGTGGGCGGCGTGGATCGCATCGTCAACATGAACTGGGAAGCCATCCTGCCTCCCCCGAGCAGCGCGGGTCGACAGCATTACCTGACCGCCATCAGCAAGGTCGACGACCAGTTGGTCGAAATCATCGACGTCGAGAAAGTGCTCGCGGAGATCGTGCCGTACAACGCCAAGGTCTCCCGCGACAAGCTCGAAGACCCGGTGCTTGCCCGGGCACGCGGTCGTGAAGTCTTGCTGGTGGACGACTCCAACGTCGCGCTCTCCCAGTTGCGCGATACCCTCGGCCAGCTCGGTGTGAAGATGCACGTCGCCAGCGACGGTCTCAAGGCCCTGAACATGCTCAAAGGCTGGGCGGACACCGGCGAGGTCATGACCGACAAATTGCTGATGGTGTTCACCGACGCCGAAATGCCGGAAATGGACGGCTACCGGCTGACTACCGAAATCCGCAACGACCCGCGCCTGCGCGGTCTGTATGTCGTGTTGCACACGTCGCTGTCGGGCAGTTTCAACGAGTCGATGGTCAAGAAGGTCGGCTGCGACAACTTCCTCTCCAAATTCCAGCCGGACAAGCTGGTGGACGTCGTGCGCGAGCGGCTGATGCTCGACAACTGA
- a CDS encoding sensor histidine kinase, whose amino-acid sequence MHGSNKTFKLWPMSPNKACGWVAISGLVIIALNTLVWWVDGNVPWALVNAATFLGFGYAMSRPNQTIQFQPQELADHMLQVQETERHRLSRELHDDIGQMLTAAKLQSDWLQRRATEDLQAHCVMLKNILDETLAKVRDVSAILNPRQLASLGLEASLRAHLLRTLADTPVLWSLECQQRLAGIPEEMAVAAFRITQEAVTNMLRHAQAKNLLIRIKRCPDGLCLKISDDGQGFSPSPNPGEQGQRGMAGMAERVALLGGHLTVKSEPGHGTDIEALFPWAPRARERADISKH is encoded by the coding sequence ATGCATGGCAGCAACAAGACTTTCAAGTTATGGCCTATGAGCCCGAACAAAGCGTGTGGATGGGTAGCGATATCAGGTCTGGTGATCATCGCGCTGAATACCCTCGTCTGGTGGGTTGACGGCAACGTGCCGTGGGCGCTGGTCAACGCCGCGACATTCCTGGGCTTCGGTTACGCCATGAGCCGCCCCAACCAGACCATCCAGTTTCAACCCCAGGAACTGGCCGACCATATGCTGCAAGTCCAGGAAACCGAACGCCATCGCTTGAGCCGCGAGTTGCACGACGACATCGGCCAGATGCTGACGGCGGCCAAGCTGCAAAGCGACTGGCTGCAGCGCCGGGCGACTGAAGACCTGCAGGCGCACTGCGTGATGCTCAAGAACATCCTCGATGAAACCCTGGCGAAAGTGCGGGACGTTTCGGCGATTCTCAACCCGCGGCAACTGGCGAGCCTGGGCCTGGAGGCCAGCTTGCGCGCGCATTTGTTGCGAACGCTGGCGGACACCCCTGTCCTCTGGAGCCTGGAATGCCAGCAGCGGCTGGCCGGTATTCCCGAGGAAATGGCGGTGGCGGCCTTTCGCATCACTCAGGAAGCCGTCACCAACATGCTGCGCCATGCTCAGGCGAAGAACCTGCTGATCCGCATCAAGCGCTGCCCCGACGGGCTATGTCTGAAAATCTCCGACGATGGCCAGGGGTTTTCACCTTCTCCCAACCCTGGCGAACAGGGCCAACGCGGCATGGCCGGCATGGCCGAGCGCGTGGCCTTGCTGGGGGGGCACCTCACCGTTAAAAGCGAACCCGGACACGGCACTGACATCGAGGCCCTGTTCCCTTGGGCACCCCGTGCCCGTGAACGCGCTGACATAAGTAAACATTGA
- a CDS encoding response regulator transcription factor → MTCTLLLVDDHALIRAGVRALVSDIPGYQVIGEAASGEHLLELTLELKPDIILLDISMKDSNGLDALERLHRTLPESKVLILSMHTDPHMIMRALEGGAHGYLLKDATATEIEQALDALRNGERYLSPAIAHTVINQALVSAQSSKAEPADNHNLTARQLEILRLIVRGKSTREIASGLNLSVKTVETHRSQIMKRLQIYDVAGLVLFCVREHIISLDD, encoded by the coding sequence ATGACCTGCACTCTTCTTCTGGTCGATGACCACGCCTTGATTCGCGCTGGCGTTCGGGCCTTGGTGTCCGACATTCCCGGCTATCAGGTCATTGGCGAAGCCGCCAGTGGCGAGCACTTGCTGGAACTGACCCTTGAACTCAAACCGGACATCATCCTGCTCGACATTTCCATGAAGGACAGCAACGGCCTCGACGCGCTGGAGCGTCTGCACCGTACCCTGCCCGAGAGCAAGGTGCTGATCCTGTCGATGCACACCGATCCGCACATGATCATGCGGGCACTGGAAGGTGGCGCCCATGGCTACCTGCTCAAGGATGCCACCGCGACGGAAATCGAACAGGCGCTGGATGCCCTGCGCAATGGCGAACGCTACCTGAGCCCGGCCATCGCCCATACGGTCATCAACCAGGCTTTGGTCAGTGCCCAGTCCAGCAAAGCCGAACCCGCGGACAACCACAACCTCACCGCTCGACAGCTGGAAATCCTGCGCCTCATCGTGCGCGGAAAGTCCACACGGGAAATCGCGTCGGGGCTGAATCTCAGCGTGAAGACCGTTGAAACCCACCGCTCGCAGATCATGAAACGGCTACAGATCTACGACGTGGCGGGCCTGGTGCTGTTTTGCGTGCGAGAGCACATCATCAGCCTGGATGATTGA
- the yegS gene encoding lipid kinase YegS — protein sequence MTERRALLILHGKQALNEDVRQAVQRKRKHGWELDVRVTWEGGDAQRLVTEALDAGHREIIAGGGDGTLRDVAEALALAHSDAHLTILPLGTANDFARSAGVPLEIERALDLLDVPARKVDMGSVDGQLFLNMATGGFGSQVTANTSEDLKKVLGGAAYLFTGLSRFSELKAAYGELNGPDFHWRGDLLALGIGNGRQAGGGHPLCPHALADDGLLDISILPAPQEVVGTLKSLLEGGLGIDNLFVRARLPWVELKSAQGLDINLDGEPLRGENLRFEARPGALHIHLPAHSPLLGGVKRIE from the coding sequence ATGACGGAGCGCAGAGCACTATTGATTCTTCACGGCAAACAGGCGCTCAACGAGGACGTTCGCCAGGCCGTGCAACGCAAGCGCAAGCATGGATGGGAACTGGACGTGCGAGTGACTTGGGAGGGCGGTGATGCACAGCGTCTGGTGACCGAAGCACTGGATGCCGGGCACCGCGAGATCATCGCAGGCGGCGGTGACGGCACGTTAAGGGATGTGGCCGAAGCACTGGCATTGGCCCACAGCGACGCCCATCTGACGATTCTGCCACTGGGCACCGCCAACGATTTTGCCCGCTCGGCGGGCGTGCCGCTGGAAATCGAGCGGGCACTGGACCTGCTGGACGTGCCCGCGCGCAAGGTGGACATGGGTTCGGTGGACGGTCAGCTGTTTCTCAACATGGCGACGGGCGGCTTCGGCAGCCAAGTGACGGCCAACACCTCCGAAGACCTGAAAAAAGTGCTGGGCGGCGCGGCCTATCTGTTTACCGGCTTGTCGCGCTTCAGCGAATTGAAAGCGGCCTATGGCGAATTGAACGGCCCTGACTTCCACTGGCGCGGTGATCTGCTCGCGCTTGGAATCGGCAACGGCCGGCAAGCGGGCGGCGGTCATCCTTTGTGCCCCCATGCGCTGGCGGATGATGGCCTGCTGGACATCAGCATTCTCCCTGCGCCGCAGGAAGTGGTCGGCACCCTCAAAAGCCTGCTGGAAGGCGGGCTCGGCATCGACAACCTGTTCGTTCGGGCACGGCTGCCGTGGGTGGAACTGAAGTCGGCGCAGGGGCTGGACATCAACCTGGACGGCGAACCGCTGCGCGGGGAAAACCTGCGTTTCGAAGCACGCCCCGGCGCCCTGCATATTCACCTGCCAGCGCATTCGCCGCTGCTGGGCGGGGTGAAGCGGATCGAGTGA
- a CDS encoding undecaprenyl-phosphate glucose phosphotransferase: MRLQPVDSLLLTRTSLIEYFLFAVRLVHGVTSVLPGILIFTFWKTDTPTPPESYVMVQVFFGVVCVLMFQALGVYSEIIFSNRSRFKMILFVWSSAFCVLLFMHKAMDLFVYITQEQLMVWFFASLVMFCAERLLLLIIYKRLMARGFFLQSAVILGATENGQRLAEYMLQNQDIRSGVLGFIDDRIGRLPKTMANLPLLGNTRDLETLIREEKVTQVLVALPWSAENRMDYIIRELRRLPVNVLLVPDMVAFRHAHNRITEVASLPMFNASDVPLRGWSPLFKRIEDMVLSSVAILLLSPVMAAVALAIKLNSRGPVLFWQKRYGYNNRLITVCKFRSMYTHQADATAEQQTVKGDARVTRVGRFIRKTSLDELPQLFNVFAGSMSMVGPRPHATATKAAGILFEQAVKEYTSRHRVKPGITGLAQINGFRGETDTVEKIEKRVEFDLEYIENWSVWFDLYILLRTVPAVLFSREAY; encoded by the coding sequence ATGCGACTGCAACCGGTCGACAGCCTTCTGCTGACACGCACAAGCCTGATCGAGTATTTCCTGTTCGCTGTCAGGTTGGTACACGGGGTCACATCCGTTCTGCCCGGCATCCTGATTTTTACCTTCTGGAAGACCGATACGCCCACACCACCGGAAAGTTACGTGATGGTGCAGGTGTTCTTCGGCGTCGTCTGCGTGCTGATGTTCCAGGCGCTGGGGGTGTATTCCGAGATCATCTTCAGCAACCGGTCACGTTTCAAAATGATCCTGTTCGTCTGGTCCTCCGCGTTCTGTGTGCTGCTGTTCATGCACAAGGCCATGGACCTGTTCGTCTACATCACCCAAGAGCAACTGATGGTCTGGTTCTTCGCCAGCCTGGTGATGTTCTGCGCCGAACGGTTGCTGCTGCTGATCATCTACAAACGTCTGATGGCCCGTGGGTTCTTCCTGCAAAGCGCCGTGATTCTCGGCGCGACAGAAAACGGTCAGCGACTCGCCGAGTACATGCTGCAAAACCAGGACATTCGTTCGGGTGTATTGGGGTTCATCGACGACCGCATCGGTCGCCTGCCCAAGACCATGGCTAATCTCCCGCTCTTGGGGAATACCCGCGACCTGGAAACCCTGATCCGCGAAGAGAAAGTCACGCAAGTGCTGGTGGCCCTGCCTTGGTCCGCCGAAAACCGCATGGACTACATCATTCGTGAATTGCGTCGCCTGCCGGTGAATGTGTTGCTGGTGCCCGACATGGTCGCGTTCCGTCACGCCCACAACCGCATCACCGAAGTCGCCAGCCTGCCGATGTTCAACGCCTCGGACGTACCGTTGCGCGGCTGGTCGCCCCTGTTCAAACGCATCGAAGACATGGTGCTGTCGAGCGTGGCGATTCTGCTGCTGTCGCCGGTCATGGCCGCCGTTGCCCTCGCCATCAAGCTGAACTCCCGTGGTCCCGTGTTGTTCTGGCAGAAACGCTACGGTTACAACAACCGCCTGATCACGGTGTGCAAATTCCGCTCGATGTACACCCATCAGGCCGACGCCACCGCCGAGCAACAGACCGTCAAGGGCGACGCCAGGGTCACCCGTGTCGGGCGCTTCATCCGCAAGACCAGCCTGGATGAGTTACCGCAATTGTTCAACGTGTTCGCGGGCAGCATGTCCATGGTGGGGCCGCGCCCACATGCCACGGCCACCAAGGCCGCGGGCATTTTGTTCGAGCAAGCTGTCAAGGAGTACACCTCGCGTCATCGAGTCAAACCGGGCATCACCGGGCTGGCGCAGATCAACGGTTTTCGTGGTGAGACAGATACTGTGGAGAAGATCGAAAAGCGAGTCGAATTCGATCTTGAATACATCGAAAACTGGTCCGTCTGGTTCGATTTATACATCCTTCTGCGCACTGTTCCGGCAGTGCTTTTCTCTCGCGAGGCTTACTGA
- a CDS encoding mannose-1-phosphate guanylyltransferase/mannose-6-phosphate isomerase gives MGTLIPCIIAGGAGTRLWPVSREAMPKPFMRLPDGESLLQKTFNRASNLPGVQSLLTVTNREVYFRTVDDYRLLNDHKLHLDFLLEPFGRNTAPAIAAAALHVQELHGDDAQLLILPADQLITDIAAFTTAVQDAQKLADDGWLVTFGLIPTRAETGYGYIEKGQALNDKGYQVARFVEKPDASTAQEYLKGGLHLWNAGMFCLRIDVLLRELETHAPDVLAAVRHCLTQCKSKEGSNELQMELDAATFAQVPDISIDYALLERSQKVAVVPCELGWSDIGSWQAIRELVPADVNGNQYNGQVVLHDVTNCYIDSKKRLVGAVGLDNLIIIDTPDALLIADAERTQEVKLIAQELKRQGHPAYLLHNTVTRPWGTYTVLEEGKRFKIKRIVVKPQGSLSLQMHHHRSEHWIVVSGMARVTNNDREFMLDTNESTFIKPGHTHRLVNPGVIDLVMIEVQSGEYLGEDDIVRFTDIYGRVPDAAKV, from the coding sequence ATGGGCACCCTGATTCCCTGCATTATCGCCGGCGGTGCCGGCACCCGTTTGTGGCCAGTCTCCCGTGAGGCGATGCCCAAACCCTTCATGCGTTTGCCCGACGGCGAAAGCCTGTTGCAAAAGACCTTCAACCGCGCCAGCAATTTGCCCGGCGTGCAGAGCTTACTGACCGTCACCAATCGGGAAGTCTATTTCCGTACCGTCGACGATTATCGGCTGCTGAACGACCATAAGCTGCACCTGGATTTTCTCCTGGAGCCGTTCGGTCGCAACACCGCACCGGCCATCGCAGCGGCGGCATTGCATGTGCAGGAATTGCACGGCGATGACGCGCAGCTGTTGATTCTGCCAGCCGACCAATTGATCACCGACATCGCTGCGTTCACCACCGCTGTGCAGGACGCGCAAAAACTGGCGGACGACGGCTGGTTGGTGACATTCGGGCTGATTCCGACCCGTGCAGAGACCGGCTACGGTTACATCGAAAAAGGCCAGGCGCTGAACGACAAGGGCTACCAAGTGGCCCGGTTCGTGGAAAAACCTGACGCCAGCACCGCTCAGGAGTACCTCAAAGGTGGCTTACACCTGTGGAACGCCGGAATGTTCTGCCTGCGGATCGACGTGCTGCTGCGTGAACTGGAAACCCACGCGCCCGACGTGCTCGCAGCTGTGCGCCACTGCCTGACGCAATGCAAAAGCAAGGAAGGCAGCAACGAACTGCAAATGGAGCTGGACGCTGCGACGTTCGCTCAGGTGCCGGACATTTCCATCGACTACGCCTTGCTGGAGCGTTCGCAAAAAGTTGCGGTGGTGCCCTGCGAACTGGGCTGGAGCGACATTGGTTCCTGGCAGGCGATTCGCGAGCTGGTGCCCGCCGATGTCAACGGCAACCAGTACAACGGACAGGTGGTGCTGCACGACGTGACCAACTGCTACATCGACTCGAAGAAACGTCTTGTCGGCGCCGTGGGCCTGGACAACCTGATCATCATCGACACCCCTGACGCCCTGCTGATTGCCGATGCCGAGCGCACTCAAGAGGTCAAGCTGATCGCTCAGGAGCTCAAGCGCCAGGGCCATCCAGCGTATCTGCTGCACAACACCGTGACCCGCCCGTGGGGCACGTACACGGTGCTGGAGGAAGGCAAACGCTTCAAGATCAAACGCATCGTGGTCAAGCCGCAAGGGTCGCTGTCGCTGCAAATGCACCACCACCGCAGCGAACACTGGATCGTGGTCAGCGGCATGGCGCGGGTCACCAACAATGATCGCGAATTCATGCTCGACACCAACGAATCGACCTTCATCAAGCCGGGCCACACCCACCGGCTGGTCAATCCGGGGGTCATCGACCTGGTGATGATCGAGGTGCAGAGCGGCGAGTACCTCGGTGAAGACGACATCGTGCGTTTCACCGACATTTATGGCCGGGTGCCAGACGCTGCAAAAGTCTGA
- a CDS encoding polysaccharide biosynthesis/export family protein: MKNTLLLASVLLLCACNTPARIGLPESPEIKAAEDAGKALAGKPLPPERIHAGDTLRIVRNTGEAPSISAFTANSIYELTLFPVLNDGTFSYPYIGSVKAAGLTVPQLIDVLEAKLAPVYRETALTINISQAPSNVVFVGGAVRNPSNLPVPVVTNLEQALVGAGGINPDADATKVALLRQGDDGLYKTYFFDYSKLLYAKGGGPSAPVLLQRGDVVFVPKSTVGNRIDGVNTYFNQLIPFSKSLGFGVNYNLRDSN; the protein is encoded by the coding sequence ATGAAAAATACGCTGTTGCTCGCCAGCGTCCTGCTGTTGTGCGCGTGCAACACGCCGGCACGGATCGGCCTCCCTGAATCCCCCGAGATCAAGGCGGCCGAAGACGCCGGTAAAGCCCTCGCAGGCAAGCCATTGCCGCCGGAACGGATTCACGCCGGTGACACCCTGCGCATCGTGCGCAACACCGGTGAAGCGCCGTCCATTTCGGCGTTCACGGCCAACTCGATCTACGAGCTGACGCTGTTCCCGGTGCTCAATGACGGCACCTTTTCCTACCCCTATATCGGTTCGGTGAAAGCGGCGGGCCTCACGGTTCCGCAGTTGATCGACGTGCTGGAAGCCAAGCTGGCCCCGGTGTATCGGGAAACCGCGCTGACCATCAACATCAGCCAGGCACCCAGCAATGTGGTGTTCGTTGGCGGCGCGGTGCGCAACCCGTCCAACCTGCCAGTGCCCGTCGTGACCAATCTGGAACAGGCCCTGGTGGGCGCGGGCGGGATCAACCCCGATGCCGACGCGACCAAGGTGGCGCTGCTGCGTCAGGGCGACGACGGCCTCTACAAGACCTACTTTTTCGATTACAGCAAGCTGCTGTACGCGAAGGGTGGCGGTCCAAGTGCGCCGGTGCTGTTGCAGCGCGGCGATGTCGTGTTCGTGCCCAAATCCACGGTGGGCAACCGGATCGACGGCGTAAACACGTATTTCAATCAGTTGATCCCCTTCTCGAAATCGTTGGGCTTCGGCGTGAATTACAACTTGCGCGACAGCAACTAA
- a CDS encoding exopolysaccharide transport family protein has protein sequence MITIRSFRDLLRLFFIFRREVQITVIATFAIIVLGAFLLPSRYESTALLLVKPGRDTSTVPIELADRQSIAVPSALRDPLLDEERMLTGRPIIRQVAHEYMEKMANARRESGFFATLKNAPNIAFEWLVNAARSTLEFVGLVAERSQEDRIAEDMEKNFKASHDPGSSVMELTFTWGDPEVAQEILRTWVDRFEDERTRTLGRVSLYAFYEQEVKDTQANILDHKHQIQTLLNKLGAVSINQRLADVSQGLNDLRTERNNTLRSIAATKAGIDKIQEQINKQTRLISSGKELALNPTRQDLESRINGKEVERQELLRSYKESAPPVIALDNEINNLKALWKSHSTTVQRTENIAPNPLFTRLQNILNDQQASYTRLLVQLKQLDAQLEQLEKDRQEALDLEPQFARLQSELEAEDKNYALYTVSLEKARIDRELDNKRISNIAIIEQATLNPSKVFPKSLVLLLVAIPLSIGVGLLAMYLFYLIDQRIHDADKIEAQFGVPVWTTLQDLDAPKGPPRSAFTASLYRLYSVLPLKQVPERGLSIGITSANAGEGVTFVIEHLRDLLVELGHTVRVGDGRTAEAGEIQLIDASDFYSKQEAFVHLRDADLIVLVIEAEKSTVPKLQNALATLSTAFKHVDGVILNRRRFEIPEKVLTWIGRYRSHH, from the coding sequence ATGATCACGATCCGCTCATTCCGCGATCTGCTACGCCTGTTTTTCATCTTTCGGCGTGAAGTCCAGATCACTGTCATCGCGACGTTCGCCATTATCGTGCTGGGCGCGTTTCTGCTGCCCAGCCGTTACGAGTCCACGGCGCTGTTGCTGGTCAAGCCTGGCCGCGACACCAGCACCGTGCCGATCGAGCTGGCCGACCGCCAATCCATCGCCGTGCCCAGCGCCCTGCGTGACCCTCTTCTGGACGAGGAGCGGATGCTCACCGGGCGGCCGATCATCCGCCAGGTCGCCCATGAGTACATGGAGAAAATGGCCAACGCGCGACGCGAGTCAGGCTTCTTCGCCACGCTGAAAAACGCGCCCAACATCGCGTTCGAATGGCTGGTCAATGCGGCGCGCAGCACCCTGGAGTTCGTCGGTCTGGTGGCAGAGCGCTCGCAGGAAGATCGCATCGCCGAAGACATGGAGAAGAACTTCAAGGCCAGCCACGATCCGGGCTCTTCGGTCATGGAACTGACCTTCACCTGGGGCGATCCCGAGGTGGCTCAGGAAATCCTCAGGACCTGGGTCGACCGCTTCGAGGATGAGCGCACCCGTACACTGGGCCGTGTCAGCCTGTATGCCTTCTACGAGCAGGAAGTGAAGGACACTCAGGCCAATATTCTCGACCACAAACACCAGATTCAGACTTTGCTCAACAAGCTGGGCGCCGTCAGCATCAACCAGCGCCTGGCCGATGTTTCCCAAGGCCTTAACGACCTGCGCACCGAGCGCAATAACACCCTGCGCTCGATTGCAGCGACCAAGGCCGGGATCGACAAGATACAGGAGCAGATCAACAAGCAGACCCGGCTCATCAGCTCCGGCAAGGAACTGGCGCTGAACCCGACCCGCCAGGACCTGGAAAGCCGCATCAACGGCAAGGAAGTCGAACGGCAGGAACTGCTGCGCTCCTACAAGGAAAGCGCGCCGCCGGTCATTGCGCTGGATAACGAAATCAATAACCTCAAGGCGCTGTGGAAGAGCCACAGCACCACGGTTCAGCGCACCGAAAACATCGCCCCCAACCCGCTGTTCACCCGCTTGCAGAACATCCTGAATGACCAGCAGGCCAGCTACACCCGTCTGCTGGTGCAGCTCAAGCAACTGGATGCGCAGCTGGAGCAACTGGAGAAAGACCGTCAGGAAGCGTTGGACCTCGAACCGCAATTCGCTCGCCTGCAAAGCGAACTGGAAGCCGAAGACAAGAACTACGCGCTGTACACCGTCAGCCTCGAAAAAGCACGCATCGACCGCGAACTGGACAACAAACGCATCAGCAACATCGCGATCATCGAACAGGCCACGCTCAACCCGAGCAAGGTCTTCCCGAAAAGCCTGGTGCTGTTGCTGGTGGCGATTCCGCTGAGTATCGGCGTCGGTCTGCTGGCGATGTACCTGTTCTATCTGATCGATCAGCGCATCCACGATGCCGACAAGATCGAGGCGCAATTTGGCGTGCCGGTGTGGACCACTCTGCAAGACCTGGACGCCCCGAAAGGCCCGCCACGCAGCGCCTTCACGGCCAGCCTTTATCGCCTTTACAGCGTGCTGCCGCTCAAACAGGTGCCGGAACGTGGCTTGAGCATCGGCATAACGTCCGCCAATGCCGGGGAAGGCGTGACCTTTGTGATCGAACACCTGCGCGACCTGCTGGTGGAGCTGGGTCACACCGTGCGGGTGGGCGATGGGCGCACCGCCGAAGCCGGAGAAATCCAGCTGATCGACGCCTCGGATTTCTACAGCAAGCAGGAAGCGTTCGTGCACCTGCGCGACGCCGACCTGATCGTGCTGGTGATCGAAGCCGAAAAGTCCACGGTGCCGAAACTGCAAAACGCACTGGCGACCCTGTCCACCGCGTTCAAGCACGTCGATGGCGTGATCCTCAACCGCCGTCGCTTCGAGATTCCGGAAAAAGTGCTGACCTGGATCGGCCGTTATCGGAGCCACCACTAA